From the Synechococcus sp. HK01-R genome, one window contains:
- a CDS encoding pitrilysin family protein, with translation MPESTLTCLDFWCKAGSASEATGEEGIAHFLEHMVFKGSQRLGPGQFDRRIEALGGSSNAATGFDDVHFHALVPPEAAAEGLDLLLDLVLEPALEADAYAMERDVVLEEIAQYRDQPDDQVIQQLLTRCCPDQAYGRPILGWETSLLSSTPALMRRFHERRYQGSHCCLAVAGALPAGLESRLTGSAMAALPNKEVEGGGVQRTTPLRFKAGHAAIQVPRLEAARVLMAWPAAPAEDQLAVMGMDLATTVLAEGRRSRLVQHLREELQIVESIDMDLTVLEQGSLVMLEACCPPDLVEQVEQEVQIVLAAVAAEPIHANELERARQLVGNGLRFSLEAPGAVAGIAGAQTLWGHSKSLLEPLIHLDHWEPETLRTSVFSQLQTEQAFTLVALPGDED, from the coding sequence ATGCCGGAGAGCACACTCACCTGTCTTGATTTCTGGTGTAAAGCCGGAAGTGCCAGCGAAGCAACCGGTGAGGAAGGGATCGCCCATTTCCTGGAACACATGGTGTTCAAGGGCAGCCAACGGCTTGGGCCAGGGCAATTCGATCGACGCATCGAAGCGCTGGGTGGCAGCAGCAATGCCGCCACTGGGTTCGACGATGTGCATTTCCATGCCCTCGTACCTCCAGAAGCCGCTGCGGAGGGGCTCGACCTCCTACTCGACTTGGTGCTGGAGCCGGCCCTTGAGGCAGACGCCTATGCGATGGAACGGGACGTGGTGCTGGAGGAGATCGCTCAATACCGGGACCAACCCGATGACCAGGTGATCCAGCAGCTGCTGACACGCTGCTGCCCAGATCAGGCCTACGGACGGCCGATTCTTGGCTGGGAAACCAGCCTTCTATCCAGCACTCCAGCACTGATGCGGCGCTTCCACGAACGGCGCTACCAAGGCAGCCATTGCTGTCTGGCGGTGGCCGGTGCGCTTCCGGCAGGGCTTGAGAGCCGACTGACGGGCAGTGCCATGGCTGCACTGCCAAACAAAGAGGTCGAAGGCGGAGGAGTCCAAAGAACCACGCCCCTGCGTTTCAAGGCTGGGCACGCTGCCATCCAGGTGCCCAGGCTGGAGGCCGCAAGGGTGCTCATGGCCTGGCCGGCCGCCCCGGCTGAGGACCAGCTGGCCGTGATGGGAATGGACCTCGCCACAACGGTGCTGGCCGAGGGACGGCGCAGCCGCCTCGTGCAGCACCTGCGCGAGGAGCTGCAAATCGTGGAATCCATCGACATGGACCTGACCGTTTTGGAACAGGGCAGCCTGGTCATGCTCGAGGCCTGCTGCCCGCCCGACTTGGTGGAGCAAGTGGAGCAGGAGGTGCAGATCGTGCTCGCTGCGGTAGCCGCAGAACCAATTCATGCGAACGAGCTGGAACGGGCGAGACAGCTCGTGGGGAACGGTCTGCGCTTCAGCCTGGAGGCACCTGGTGCTGTGGCCGGGATTGCCGGAGCGCAAACGCTTTGGGGACATTCAAAGTCGCTGCTTGAGCCGTTGATCCATCTGGATCACTGGGAGCCTGAGACCCTGAGAACTTCGGTGTTCTCCCAGTTACAAACCGAACAGGCCTTCACGCTCGTGGCCCTGCCTGGTGATGAGGACTGA
- a CDS encoding HlyD family efflux transporter periplasmic adaptor subunit — protein MSGRLPWLAGGLGLLVLLGLFAVLRRPSVPSQPAPANPVTVRPPEAVAALGQLEPAGDVRRLAAPVSGFGGTPRVAQLLVREGDRVRRGDVLASFDSRPQILADLSGVQETLRTLDIEIRMQKREVSRYAAAAREGAAALVLLEDKQDELVRLEGERRETLARERKLQADLKDSELRSPIDGVVLKVITRVGERSGTDGVLEVGASQEMEALIEVYESDVNRIRLGQAVTLVSENGGFSGRLEGEVMRISPQVRQRRVLSTDPTGDADARIVEVRVRLNAESAARVTRLAGMKVIARFQNP, from the coding sequence ATGTCTGGGCGACTCCCCTGGCTTGCTGGTGGCCTGGGACTGCTCGTGTTGCTGGGCCTGTTTGCGGTGCTACGGCGGCCATCCGTTCCCTCACAGCCGGCACCGGCAAACCCGGTGACTGTTCGGCCACCCGAAGCTGTCGCAGCCTTAGGTCAGCTTGAACCCGCCGGTGATGTCCGCCGCCTTGCGGCGCCGGTCAGTGGTTTTGGCGGCACCCCTCGAGTCGCCCAACTGTTGGTGAGGGAGGGGGACAGAGTTCGTCGCGGCGACGTGCTGGCCAGCTTCGACAGCCGCCCCCAAATTCTGGCGGATCTTTCTGGTGTGCAAGAGACATTGCGCACGTTGGACATTGAGATCCGGATGCAGAAGCGTGAGGTCTCCCGCTACGCCGCGGCCGCTCGTGAAGGTGCGGCCGCCCTTGTTCTCCTCGAAGACAAACAGGATGAACTGGTGCGTCTGGAAGGGGAGCGTCGGGAAACCCTGGCCCGTGAGCGCAAATTGCAGGCTGATCTCAAGGACAGTGAGTTGCGCTCTCCGATTGATGGTGTGGTGCTGAAAGTGATCACCAGGGTGGGGGAGCGTTCCGGTACCGATGGGGTGCTTGAGGTTGGGGCTAGCCAGGAGATGGAAGCTCTGATTGAGGTTTACGAATCGGATGTCAATCGCATTCGCCTCGGTCAGGCGGTCACTCTGGTGAGTGAGAACGGCGGCTTTAGCGGACGTCTTGAGGGCGAGGTGATGCGGATCAGTCCCCAGGTGCGACAGCGGCGGGTGCTCTCCACTGATCCCACGGGTGATGCTGATGCTCGGATCGTGGAGGTCAGGGTTCGCTTGAACGCTGAATCCGCAGCTCGGGTGACCCGTTTGGCCGGTATGAAGGTCATCGCTCGCTTCCAGAACCCCTGA
- the devC gene encoding ABC transporter permease DevC — translation MRPFWWWRRIPLASLMLIRQPVRLVVALAGISFAGILMFMQLGFRDGLFDASVTVHRRFDADLVLISPRSTSSVRMAGFPRRRLIQTMADPAVEGITPVHWSLMLWRNPETRHTRSILALGFDPDDPFFTDPDLPAKARLLSQKGRVLFDERSRPEFGPVAAWFREGRTVESEIGGNRVRVAGLVALGTSFGADGNLLTSSETFLDLMPNTPSGSIELGLIRLLPGADPEQVRQRLQALLPEDVRVLTKQGFIDFEQNYWRSSTSIGFIFTLGAAMGFVVGCVIVYQVLYTDVSDHLPEYATLMAMGYRLPTLLGVVVREGLLLAMFGYVPAYLAGQGLYWFVREATRLPVGMDLSRALTVFTMILVMCMVSACLAMRRLVDADPAEIF, via the coding sequence ATGCGTCCTTTCTGGTGGTGGCGGCGAATTCCCCTGGCCTCCCTGATGCTGATCCGCCAGCCGGTGCGGTTGGTCGTGGCCCTCGCCGGGATCAGTTTCGCTGGGATCCTGATGTTCATGCAGCTGGGATTCCGCGATGGCCTCTTCGATGCCAGCGTCACGGTGCATCGACGGTTTGATGCGGATCTGGTCCTGATCAGCCCCCGCTCCACCAGTTCGGTGCGGATGGCTGGCTTTCCCAGGCGGCGTTTGATTCAAACCATGGCCGATCCTGCTGTTGAGGGCATCACTCCAGTGCACTGGAGCCTCATGCTCTGGCGCAATCCTGAGACCCGTCACACCCGTTCGATCCTGGCGCTCGGATTTGACCCAGACGATCCTTTTTTTACCGATCCAGATTTACCCGCCAAGGCGAGATTGCTGTCTCAGAAGGGCCGGGTCTTGTTCGATGAGCGTTCCCGTCCGGAATTCGGCCCAGTTGCTGCTTGGTTTCGGGAGGGTCGCACCGTTGAGAGTGAAATCGGCGGTAATCGAGTGAGAGTGGCCGGTCTGGTTGCCCTCGGCACCAGTTTCGGCGCAGACGGCAATCTGCTGACGAGTTCGGAAACCTTCTTGGATCTCATGCCCAACACCCCCTCGGGCAGCATCGAACTCGGTCTGATTCGTCTGCTTCCTGGCGCCGACCCTGAACAGGTGCGTCAGAGGCTCCAGGCTTTGCTGCCTGAGGATGTGCGTGTGCTGACCAAGCAGGGGTTCATTGATTTCGAACAGAACTACTGGCGAAGCAGTACGTCCATCGGATTCATCTTCACCCTCGGTGCCGCCATGGGATTCGTGGTGGGGTGCGTGATTGTGTATCAGGTGCTCTACACAGACGTGAGCGACCACCTGCCGGAATACGCCACCTTGATGGCCATGGGCTACCGCCTCCCCACGTTGCTCGGGGTTGTTGTTCGCGAAGGGTTGCTGCTGGCCATGTTCGGCTACGTGCCCGCCTACCTGGCCGGCCAGGGTCTGTATTGGTTTGTCCGTGAGGCCACGCGTTTACCTGTCGGTATGGACCTCAGCCGTGCTCTGACGGTCTTCACGATGATCCTTGTCATGTGCATGGTGTCCGCCTGCCTGGCCATGCGCCGATTGGTCGATGCAGACCCAGCTGAGATCTTCTGA
- a CDS encoding biotin transporter BioY: protein MRALATWSGATAGLMLILVGSLMPAALVLPLVPPPVVSLPSTWQVPALLAVALICGPRAGVMAAVAYLTIGLFDMPVFHDGGGLAYLLNPGFGYLAGFVPAAWLSGRLAQQRGMNNLGRLTLAAIAGLLTIQICGLLNLLLGSLVGRWSEPLPQLLFSYSLGPLGAQILLCIAAALVARLMRKLLVIE from the coding sequence GTGCGGGCTTTGGCCACCTGGAGCGGCGCGACTGCCGGTCTGATGCTGATTCTCGTCGGCAGTTTGATGCCGGCGGCCCTTGTGCTGCCGCTCGTCCCCCCCCCTGTGGTGTCTTTACCCAGCACCTGGCAGGTGCCAGCCCTGTTAGCTGTTGCCCTGATCTGCGGACCCAGGGCTGGAGTCATGGCCGCCGTCGCCTATCTGACCATCGGATTGTTCGACATGCCGGTGTTTCACGACGGTGGCGGGTTGGCCTATCTGCTGAATCCAGGTTTTGGGTATCTGGCTGGCTTCGTTCCCGCTGCCTGGCTCAGTGGTCGACTCGCCCAACAGCGAGGCATGAACAACCTGGGCCGCCTGACCCTTGCAGCGATTGCCGGATTGCTCACGATTCAGATCTGCGGACTGCTCAATCTGTTGCTTGGCAGCTTGGTCGGGCGTTGGAGTGAGCCGCTTCCCCAGCTCCTGTTCAGCTATTCCCTGGGCCCCCTTGGGGCGCAGATCCTGCTTTGCATCGCTGCGGCCCTGGTCGCTCGACTGATGCGCAAGCTTCTGGTCATCGAATGA
- the lspA gene encoding signal peptidase II codes for MNGVPMIHAGGQRRLRRVYLLLALLVVLADQFSKAWVRDQLLPGVATPWIPGLLQLRWVRNSGAAFSLLTDATVLLGLLSLVVAIVLLIWIWKAPRLGAWQGLALALLLGGTVGNGLDRWRLGHVTDFLELVPISFPIFNGADIAINLAVACFAIDALSRRHDSGRA; via the coding sequence ATGAATGGAGTTCCGATGATTCACGCGGGTGGCCAGCGACGCTTGAGACGGGTCTATTTGCTCCTGGCATTGCTGGTCGTGCTCGCTGATCAATTCAGCAAAGCCTGGGTCCGCGATCAGCTGTTGCCTGGCGTGGCCACGCCCTGGATCCCAGGGTTGCTGCAACTGCGCTGGGTTCGCAACAGCGGCGCCGCGTTCAGCCTGTTGACCGATGCGACGGTCCTGCTCGGGCTGCTCAGCCTGGTGGTGGCGATCGTCTTGCTCATCTGGATTTGGAAAGCGCCACGACTGGGAGCTTGGCAAGGCTTAGCCCTAGCCCTGTTGCTCGGCGGGACCGTGGGCAACGGACTCGATCGCTGGCGGCTTGGTCATGTCACCGACTTCCTGGAACTGGTGCCGATCTCGTTTCCCATCTTCAATGGGGCCGATATCGCCATCAATCTTGCGGTCGCCTGCTTCGCCATCGACGCCCTCAGCCGACGCCATGATTCGGGACGAGCCTGA
- a CDS encoding NAD(P)H dehydrogenase assembly family protein, giving the protein MTAAIGDRVQLVRPLPYLKTADPMPMLRPPDLVTTEELGDVVGLRPMQMAAVRFRRGTFLIPLEYLRVLDATSD; this is encoded by the coding sequence ATGACCGCCGCGATTGGTGACCGCGTTCAGCTGGTACGACCACTGCCGTACCTGAAGACGGCCGATCCCATGCCGATGCTTCGCCCACCTGACCTCGTCACAACGGAGGAATTGGGGGATGTCGTGGGCCTGCGTCCAATGCAGATGGCTGCCGTTCGTTTTCGGAGAGGCACCTTTCTGATCCCGCTCGAGTATCTGCGGGTGCTTGATGCAACATCCGACTGA
- a CDS encoding pitrilysin family protein, with translation MPLPDLILDPVNTPGVMAAKLWIRRGSGADPDGERGAHQLLGSSLTRGCGPLDHLALADLVEGCGAGLRCDTHEDGMLISLKCRDTDAAELLPVLGWMLSAPQLRPEQVILERDLSLQALQRQREDPFHLAYDGWRQLAYGTGPYGHDPLGVSDELQVLDAQSLRPLAEQLTCHGSVLALSGTIPTELLSGLEDRPAFQSLQTGQGLNQAGPDLDDQCATETFTPQPQGAISLHPLATEQVVMMLGRPTCPHGHPDDLALQLLQVHLGVGMSSLLFRRLREDHGVAYDVGVHHPARAAAAPFVLHASSSVERARLSLRLLYQSWQELTERLLNEEDLELARAKFRGQLAHATQTTGQRAERRAQLRALGLDDAHDQRSLEQLKKLDAEVLRTTAARCLQTPLLSLCGPKESLHTLAEDWRKLI, from the coding sequence ATGCCCCTACCTGATCTGATTCTCGACCCCGTCAACACGCCCGGGGTGATGGCCGCCAAACTTTGGATCCGTCGCGGTAGCGGTGCGGATCCCGACGGCGAACGTGGAGCGCATCAACTGCTGGGCTCCAGCCTCACCCGAGGCTGTGGACCGCTTGATCACCTGGCATTGGCGGATCTGGTGGAGGGCTGCGGCGCAGGCCTGCGCTGCGATACCCATGAAGACGGCATGCTCATCAGCCTCAAGTGCCGTGACACCGACGCTGCGGAACTTCTGCCTGTGCTGGGCTGGATGCTCAGCGCCCCCCAACTCCGTCCCGAGCAGGTGATTCTGGAGCGGGACTTAAGCCTTCAAGCCCTACAGCGTCAGCGGGAGGACCCCTTTCACCTCGCCTACGACGGCTGGCGTCAGCTGGCCTATGGCACAGGTCCCTATGGACACGATCCCCTCGGGGTCAGCGACGAGTTGCAGGTCCTCGATGCACAAAGTCTGCGCCCCCTCGCCGAGCAGTTGACGTGCCATGGAAGCGTTCTCGCCCTCTCGGGAACGATTCCGACGGAACTGCTCAGCGGACTGGAGGATAGGCCTGCTTTTCAGTCGCTCCAGACAGGCCAGGGGCTGAACCAGGCGGGGCCCGACCTGGACGATCAGTGTGCGACTGAAACGTTCACACCTCAACCACAAGGAGCGATCAGCCTTCACCCTCTGGCCACCGAACAGGTGGTGATGATGCTGGGGCGGCCCACTTGCCCCCATGGTCATCCCGACGATCTAGCCCTGCAATTACTCCAGGTCCATCTAGGGGTTGGCATGTCAAGCCTGCTGTTCCGGCGCCTGCGGGAGGACCACGGCGTCGCTTACGACGTGGGAGTCCACCACCCCGCCCGTGCAGCCGCCGCCCCGTTTGTCCTGCACGCCTCCAGCAGTGTGGAACGGGCTCGGTTGAGCCTGCGGCTGCTTTATCAAAGCTGGCAGGAACTGACTGAACGATTACTAAACGAGGAGGATCTCGAGCTAGCCCGCGCGAAATTCCGCGGACAGCTCGCCCACGCCACCCAGACCACTGGGCAGAGAGCAGAGCGACGCGCCCAGCTGCGGGCCCTCGGTCTTGACGATGCGCACGATCAGAGAAGCCTGGAGCAACTCAAAAAGCTTGATGCCGAGGTGCTGCGGACAACCGCCGCCCGTTGTCTCCAGACGCCTTTGCTCAGCCTCTGCGGCCCCAAGGAGTCGCTCCACACCCTCGCGGAGGACTGGCGCAAACTGATCTGA
- a CDS encoding phycocyanobilin:ferredoxin oxidoreductase, translating into MEWLRIPCQSPILCCIAPVPTTISDSDLSMHPLVDALADRIRICRQDLPDLAPLAVDPDLEAITATLDGEALFIRNELHQCRGLRKLHLETARLGLGLQILHCVFFPDPRYDLPVFGADIVASPAGISAAIVDLSPVTAHLPDSVRSPLEDLVLPPFQQVRELPAWGSIFSPFVRFIRPVDAEEEGWFVDLVGRYLEILATAIRQGEPDAADALPTVQRHQGQLSYCLQQKRNDKTRRVLEKAFSPEWADRYIEELLFDNPPEP; encoded by the coding sequence GTGGAGTGGCTCAGGATCCCGTGTCAAAGTCCCATTCTGTGCTGCATCGCACCTGTGCCGACGACCATCAGCGATTCGGATCTCTCCATGCATCCCCTGGTGGATGCCCTGGCCGATCGGATCCGGATCTGTCGTCAGGATCTGCCCGATCTTGCCCCCCTTGCGGTCGACCCCGATTTGGAGGCGATCACCGCCACGCTTGACGGCGAGGCTCTGTTCATCCGCAACGAACTGCATCAGTGCCGAGGGCTGCGCAAGTTGCATCTCGAGACCGCTCGCCTTGGGCTTGGCCTCCAGATCCTGCACTGCGTGTTTTTTCCTGATCCTCGCTACGACCTGCCCGTCTTCGGTGCCGATATCGTCGCCAGTCCTGCGGGGATCTCCGCAGCGATCGTCGATCTCTCGCCGGTGACAGCCCATCTGCCGGACTCGGTGCGCAGTCCGCTGGAAGACCTGGTGTTGCCGCCCTTCCAGCAGGTGCGCGAGCTGCCGGCCTGGGGGTCGATCTTCTCCCCATTCGTTCGCTTCATTCGCCCCGTCGATGCCGAGGAGGAAGGGTGGTTTGTGGATCTGGTGGGTCGCTATCTCGAGATCCTGGCCACAGCGATCAGGCAGGGCGAGCCCGACGCCGCTGATGCGCTTCCTACAGTTCAACGTCACCAGGGTCAGCTCTCCTATTGCCTGCAACAGAAGCGCAACGACAAGACCCGGCGGGTTCTCGAGAAGGCCTTCAGTCCGGAGTGGGCGGATCGTTACATCGAGGAGCTTCTCTTCGACAATCCCCCCGAGCCTTGA
- a CDS encoding DevA family ABC transporter ATP-binding protein, with product MSSPSDQLIRSRQPEPAKPTASFTVEIQGLSHWYGRGSTRRQVLQAVDLRIEPGEVVLLTGPSGCGKTTLLTLIGALRQVQQGDLWVFGQQLRGAGRGQRQRLRRRIGMIFQGHNLLRCLSAEQNVQMGSDLLEGLSYRARRDQAREWLRAVGLDDHMAKRPHDLSGGQKQRVAIARALAARPQLLLADEPTAALDSTTGREVVELLRRLAREQSCSVLMVTHDPRILDLADRLVRMEDGRLFKAEE from the coding sequence ATGTCCAGCCCGTCCGATCAGCTGATTCGTTCTCGGCAGCCCGAGCCAGCCAAGCCAACCGCGTCGTTCACGGTTGAGATCCAGGGGCTGAGCCACTGGTATGGCCGCGGCTCCACCCGCCGGCAGGTTCTTCAGGCTGTGGATCTGAGGATTGAACCCGGAGAGGTGGTCCTCCTGACGGGACCTTCGGGCTGCGGGAAGACCACCTTGCTCACCCTGATCGGAGCCCTGCGCCAGGTGCAGCAAGGGGATCTTTGGGTGTTCGGACAGCAGCTCCGGGGGGCTGGCCGCGGCCAGAGGCAGAGATTGCGCCGTCGGATCGGCATGATTTTTCAGGGCCATAACCTGCTGCGCTGCCTCTCGGCGGAACAGAACGTGCAGATGGGCTCTGATCTTCTTGAGGGGCTCTCCTACCGCGCCCGTCGTGATCAGGCACGGGAATGGCTTCGGGCGGTCGGTCTGGATGACCACATGGCCAAGCGGCCCCACGATCTCTCCGGTGGGCAGAAGCAACGCGTCGCGATCGCCCGGGCGCTGGCGGCCAGGCCACAGCTGCTGCTCGCTGATGAACCGACAGCCGCGCTGGACAGCACCACGGGCCGCGAGGTGGTGGAATTGCTGCGTCGCTTGGCCCGTGAACAGTCCTGCTCGGTGCTGATGGTGACCCATGACCCTCGCATTCTCGATCTAGCTGATCGGTTGGTGCGGATGGAGGACGGTCGCCTGTTCAAGGCGGAAGAGTAG
- a CDS encoding transglycosylase domain-containing protein has product MLTLRQPNQPDRQLVLHGEAYRLGRDEGLEIAVEHPAVSRQHALLRRQGRHWMLIDLDSTNGLWWRGRRIRELELRDGDRVSLAPATEAGAPTLHFHNPAERGLRRLEQWIARGLLLALGGGGLVLSLAALQVPVRGRLASVQGPIAIYDRNNKPLDSVDSSRHRELQSIGSFSPDLVHALLSSEDNRFWWHPGVDPVGTLRAFATNLTGGRLMEGGSSLTQQLARSLYPDQVGQGDTLGRKWRELLVALQLESRFSKGDLLLSYLNRVYLGVGWGFEDAARTYFGKSASQLSLEESALLVGLLPSPNGHDPCQYPQRALEARNRVLNKMADAGRLSLDQARQARRRPIQLSKSACSQQSTRRSAPFYTDQVRRDLSALVGPEVAAEGNFLVETHLDPLLQAVLERQLQRLLNEAQGLGVREGAAVVIDQRNGGVLAITGGKDYRFSQFNRATMALRQPGSTFKLMTYLAALQRGIKAGDAVDCGPLDWGGQRFESTCGGQLSLTSAFASSSNTAALRLARRVGLEQVVRQARALGINTPLDPVPGLALGQSEVRLIDLTAAYAAVANDGLWNPPTTIRRLLDAESCAAEKVKRCGSLTGTDNTRVTSARRALRKDVAKSMQAMLRSVVRAGTGTAASLGGQEGGKTGTTNDGRDLLFIGYEPSRHWVLGIWLGNDDNSPTASSSALAASLWGDIMRAAGRGSKETP; this is encoded by the coding sequence ATGCTGACCTTGCGACAGCCCAACCAGCCGGATCGCCAGCTGGTGCTCCATGGAGAGGCCTATCGGCTCGGCCGTGATGAGGGACTGGAGATCGCCGTAGAGCACCCGGCAGTCAGTCGTCAGCATGCTCTTCTGCGCCGCCAAGGCCGCCATTGGATGCTGATCGACCTGGACTCCACCAATGGACTGTGGTGGAGAGGCCGACGGATCCGCGAGTTGGAACTACGGGACGGGGATCGTGTCAGCCTCGCGCCCGCCACGGAAGCCGGTGCCCCCACCCTTCACTTCCACAACCCTGCTGAACGAGGACTCCGGCGCCTCGAACAGTGGATCGCCCGAGGGCTGCTTCTCGCCCTCGGGGGTGGTGGCCTGGTTCTCAGTCTCGCGGCCCTGCAGGTTCCCGTCCGGGGGCGACTCGCGAGCGTGCAGGGACCAATCGCGATTTATGACCGCAACAACAAACCCCTGGATTCGGTTGATTCCAGCCGACACCGTGAGTTGCAGTCGATCGGATCCTTCTCCCCTGATCTGGTTCATGCGCTGCTGAGCAGCGAGGACAACCGCTTCTGGTGGCACCCGGGTGTTGACCCAGTGGGCACGCTCAGAGCCTTCGCCACCAATCTGACGGGGGGGCGCCTCATGGAAGGGGGCAGCAGCCTGACCCAGCAGCTGGCCCGCAGCCTCTACCCCGATCAGGTGGGGCAGGGAGACACCCTGGGGCGCAAATGGAGGGAGCTGTTGGTGGCCCTGCAGCTGGAGAGCCGATTCAGCAAAGGGGATTTGCTGCTCAGTTACCTCAACCGGGTCTACTTGGGGGTGGGCTGGGGCTTCGAGGACGCAGCCAGAACCTATTTCGGGAAGTCCGCCTCGCAACTCAGCCTGGAGGAATCGGCACTGTTGGTGGGGCTGCTTCCTTCACCGAATGGGCATGACCCCTGCCAGTACCCCCAGCGGGCGCTGGAAGCGAGAAACCGCGTGCTCAACAAGATGGCCGACGCTGGACGCTTGTCCCTCGACCAGGCTCGCCAAGCACGCCGCCGGCCGATTCAGCTGTCGAAATCTGCCTGCAGCCAACAATCCACGCGCCGCTCAGCACCCTTCTATACCGATCAGGTGCGTCGAGATCTCAGCGCCCTCGTTGGCCCTGAAGTCGCAGCCGAAGGAAATTTCCTGGTGGAAACACACCTCGACCCGCTGCTACAGGCGGTCTTGGAGCGACAACTGCAACGGCTGCTCAACGAAGCCCAGGGGCTCGGGGTCCGAGAGGGGGCTGCCGTGGTGATCGATCAGCGCAACGGGGGCGTGCTTGCCATCACGGGCGGCAAGGACTACCGCTTCAGTCAGTTCAACAGGGCGACCATGGCCCTGCGTCAGCCGGGGAGCACCTTCAAGCTGATGACCTACCTGGCGGCATTGCAACGGGGAATCAAAGCTGGAGATGCTGTTGACTGTGGCCCTCTGGACTGGGGCGGCCAACGCTTTGAGAGCACCTGTGGTGGTCAGCTCAGCCTCACAAGTGCCTTCGCCTCCAGCAGCAATACAGCCGCCCTGAGGCTGGCTCGGCGCGTGGGACTTGAACAGGTGGTGCGACAGGCCAGAGCCCTCGGAATCAACACCCCACTGGACCCAGTGCCCGGGCTGGCTCTCGGGCAGAGCGAAGTGCGACTGATCGATCTGACAGCCGCCTATGCAGCCGTGGCCAACGATGGGCTCTGGAACCCACCGACAACGATCCGCAGACTGCTGGATGCAGAAAGCTGTGCGGCCGAAAAGGTCAAGCGCTGCGGCAGCCTCACCGGCACCGACAACACTCGGGTGACCAGCGCCCGGCGCGCCCTGCGCAAGGACGTGGCCAAAAGCATGCAGGCCATGTTGCGGAGCGTTGTCCGGGCAGGCACTGGAACGGCGGCCTCCCTTGGAGGCCAGGAAGGGGGCAAGACCGGCACCACGAATGACGGCCGGGACCTGCTGTTCATCGGCTATGAACCTAGCCGCCACTGGGTGCTGGGGATCTGGCTCGGAAACGATGACAACAGCCCCACGGCCAGCTCCAGTGCCCTGGCAGCCTCCCTCTGGGGAGACATCATGCGTGCAGCGGGACGTGGCAGCAAGGAGACGCCTTGA